In Tripterygium wilfordii isolate XIE 37 chromosome 17, ASM1340144v1, whole genome shotgun sequence, the genomic window TTCTGTAATGTTCCATAACCAGCTCGGAATCTGGCCGTGAATTTTATTTCGAGAGAGACGCAAGTACTCCAGTTTATCTTGGTACCTAAGGAAGTCAGGGAACTCCCTCAAGTTGCACGAGCCGAGTCCCAGtacgtgccactttcgtagagTAGCGTTTGCATTGGTCACATGGAGCAACGTAAAATCATTATCTGATATACCAAATTCTTTCATGTGTTGGAGGTTGAAAAATGGGTTTAGATTAACATTGCCGCTCAAGTGATTTGTGTACAAATGAATAGCTTCAAGATTCACAAGTTCTGAAATTTGAGGAGGAAAAGGGCCGTGGAATTCATTATTACCAAGGTCTAAGATGGCTAACCGAGTGAGGTTTGTTAGCCAATGTGGAATTTGGCCTCTTAAATGGTTAGAGTTGAGTTGTAAATGATTGAGTCGAGTGAAGTTTTTGAGAAAGTGAGGGATTTCACCACTTATATTGCAATAGAAAAGGTCCAACTGAATGAATTCAATTTGCTTTTCAAGCCATGACAAGTACCTACAATTAAAATTATCATTGCCTGAAATTGAGAGAGAGGTGAGATGTGTAAGGTTTGCCAATGAAGAAGGGATTTGGCCAAAGAAGTTATTCTCACGGAGTTTGAGTAAGGTGATCTTGCTAAGATTACCGAGGGAAGATGGGATTGGGCCTGAAAAGTTACAATTACCAATATCCAATCCATTCAAGGAATGAAGGTTTCCTATTGAAGGAGGCAATCGACCTGAGAATTTTGTGAATTGAAGCTGTAAAAACTTGAGAGGAGAGCCCCAGTGAAATTCAGGTAGATGACCAATAAGTTCTTCATTCATCCCCACATTGAGAAACTGCAGGTTTGGTAGTTCAAAAATTCCCATTGGAAATCTGCCAAGCAGGCCGCACTTATAGAGACGAAGAGATGATAATGAAGACAAATTTGCAACTTTTTCAGGGATTGGAGCATATAAGTCTACATTGTCAAGATGTAGTTTCTCAATGTGACTTAAATTTTCTACTAACCAGGTCAGGTCAGGACTTCTGAGCTCTAGCATTCTTGCTTTAGCTGCATCCAAATTTCCTGTCAAATCAAGAGATCTCAATCTACTCAACCCTGCTATTTCTAATGGAATCTTACCAGAGAATCTGGAGGAGGAGAGATTGAGATAAGCTAGCCTTGAAAAACTGCGAAACCCAGAAGGAATTTGGGAGGAGTTGAAATGATTGTCCGCGAGGTTAAGCCTTTGAAGGTGGCCTAGATGGAAGAGGGTGCTACTAGAATTGATAGAACCATAGAGACAACTGCTACCGAGGTCAAGGCTAGTGACGCGGCCGGTATGCTGATCACACATCACACCATCCCACGAGCAGCAATCTGGATTCTCTCCTTGTTGATTCCATGATATCGTCTTCGGATAAGAAGAGGTATGAGAAGAAGCTGACTTGTCGACGACAAAGCTTCGCTTGAATTGCAGCAAGGCCAAGCTTTCTTCATTGTGACATAGGAGACGTGTCATGTAAAGACTCTTGTTAgagatgttttcattaatttcaATAACGTGTTACAACAGACTAGATATATACACAGTTTAACTATAGCTATAACACAGGTAGTAGAGTCAGTTATGATACTGACAGTACAGAGAAAGAGTCGTTTGAAGATATTGTAACAGTTAGATGAGATACACTTTTCAAACTATAGGGCCTGACTTTCGTGATCTCTAGAGTTGGACTTTTGTTGAGAACATGGCCCAGTTATGTACTGAGGCCCGTTGGCCATGCTTCCCTCTTTACACCCCCGTAAGATGGAGGGTCCTGTGGATACTCCAATCTTGGTTCGAAGTAAGGTGAAACGAGATCGCAGAAGAGATTTGGTGAGAAGATCCGCAAGCTGATCTGTGGTAGAGATTTTTCGAACAAGAATATTGCCATTGTTGACAAGAGAACGAATGAAGTGCAGAGCAACCCGAATGTGCTTCATTCGAGAGTGGAGGACAGGATTAAGACTGAGAGCGGTTGCgccttgattgtcacaatagaTAAGAGGTTTGTATCGCAGAGGCCTCTTTAGATCTTGAAGAAGATGTGTCATCCAAACAACCTTAGAAGCAGTGGCAGCAAGAGAGCGATACTCTGCCTCTGTGGAAGATGTCGCAACTGCACGTTGTTTTTTGAGCTTTCCAGGACACAGGGCTAGACCCAAGAAAAAGTATATATGCAGAGATAGAGGTACTATCGTCAGGGTTGCCAGCCCAGTCAGAATCAGAATAGGCCTGAAGCTCTAAGGTTGAGGATTTGGAGATGGTTATGCCATAATCGAAAGTACCTTTGAGATACCGCAGTAATCGCTTTAGAAGTGACCAATGAATATCGGTTGGTTGACTCATGAATTGAGCAAGCTTATTCACAGCAAAACTGATATCAGGACGAGTGTGACTGAGATACTGCAGGCTGCCAAGAATCTGGTGATACTCAGTAGGATTGGACAAAAGAGTACCCGTAGTGATACTAACAGAGAAGTGAGCAGGTAAAGGAGTATGAACGGGCTTTGCTCCAGACATATCCGCTTTATCAAGTAGATCACGAGTATACTTCtgttgagaaagaaaaagaccATGTGAAGTAGGGAGAACCTCAATACCAAGGAAGTAGGAAAGATCACCTAGGTTCTTCAGAGAAAACTGAGCAGCTAAAGAGGTAGTAACCCTGCATAAAAGAGTAGAACTGGAACTAGTTAAAACTAAGTCATCTACATAAACTAAAATATACATAATATGATATCCTTCTTGGAGAATAAAGAGACTAGGGTCAGCAAGAGAATGAGTAAAACCCAGAGTAAGCAGTTGCTGGCTTAAGGCATTGTACCAGGCCCTTGGAGCCTGTTTAAGACCATAAATGGATTTTTGCAACTTGCAAAAATGATGAGGATGCTGAGGATCTTTAAACCCAGTTGGTTGTTTCATATAGATTGTTTCTTGTAAGGTGCCATTGAGAAAGGCATTGTTTATGTCTAAATGCTTGAGTTGCCAGCCAGATGAGACAGCAATGGTAAGCACGACTCTGATAGTAGCAGATCGTATTACAGgactaaaagtattattatAATCCAGACCAGGGCGTTGAGAGAAACCCTGAGCTACTAGACGCGCTTTATAACGCTCTACAAAACCATCCGGATGACGTTTAATGCGAAAAACCCATTTAGAGCCTATAGGACGATAACCAGGAACATGAGGAACCAACGTCCAGGTCTGATGCTTGACTAAGGCATTAAATTCCTGATCCATGGCAGATTTCCAGAGAGGGTCAGCAAGAGCACGCAAGACAGATGTGGGTTCAGCAGAGGTAGGAAGGGGATGTAAGGTAGTAAGATGAAGTTGTTTCGGGCGAAAAATATTATTCATAGATCGAGTGGTCATACTATGAGTACGAGAGGGAGcaataggagtaggagaagaaaCTGGTAAGGGTGTATGAGAAAATTGATCTGAGATAGCtgatgaaatagaggaagaagtCTGGTAGTAAGGTCAGAGTGTGAGAAAATTGGAGAAGAAATTTGATTTGTACTAGTGGATGATGCTGGAATAGACATTGTAATTAGGACAGCATTAGGCAAATGAGAAGTAGGCGGAGGAACAGTAGTGGAAGGTTGAGAATTAGACACAGATGAAGGAGTAAAAATGGTAGAAAATTTTGTTTCATCAAAGAGAACATGGCGAGAAAGATAAATACGATTTGTTTGAGGATCAAGACATTTGTAGGAACTTTGATTTGTGGAATACCTAACAAAAATGCAAGGCTTGGACCTAGGTTGTAATTTATTGGTTGTATATGGACAAAGCCACGGGAAACACCGACATCCAAAGACCCGAAGCTTAAGGTAATTAGGTGGCTGTTGGAAGAGTTGTTGGTAAGGAGTAAGGTGTGATTTGGGATGAACTGGGAGGCGATTTATCAGATAAACCGCAGTCTGAAAGGCAAAGCTCCAAAAGGTAGGTGGTAGCTTAGCAGAGTAAAGAAGTGTTCTGGCTGTTTCCGTAATATGACGATGCTTCCTTTCAACTAAAGCAACATGTTGTGGCGTGTGTGGCGGAGATTGATACCAGCTGATGCCTTCATTTTGAAGATAAGATTGAAGTTTGATAAATTCGCCACCGTTGTCACTATATAAAGTGCGAATAGAAGCTTGAAACTGTTTTTCCACCAGCTTTTTAAACTgttgaaaaacataaaatacatcAGATTTATGGTGTAAAGGAAAAAGCCAAGAGTATCTTGTATAGTGATCAACAAATATCACATAATATCGAAAACCATCAATTGATAATGTGGGCGCTGGACCCCAAACGTCACTAAAAATAATATGCAAGGGAGATGTACTATGAACGGTAGAGTTGCCAAAAGGAAGCTTgtgcattttatttatttgacaagAACTACATTGAAGAGTAAGTTTTGTCATATTTTGATTACACGGCAAAGAAGATGAGTTAATAATTCTAGTAAACAGCTTAAAGGACGGATGTCCTAGACGACAATGCCAACCATCCACAGTGGTACGAGTTCCTGGAAAAGTAGCAGCTGTAGCAAAACAAGATATAGCTTGAGGTGCAAAATGATAAATGCCATCAGTGCATTGGCCTCGTGCCATGATTTGTCCATTTCCCTGATCCTTAATAAgacaataagaagaaaaaaactcaATAGAAATATTATTGTGAGTTGTGAGTTCATGAACAGATAAAAGATTTTTCTTAAGAGAAGGAACACAAAGTGTATTAGTGACAGTGAGAGGTCGAGTGCGTGTGGGTAAGTGAGTTGTACCAACATGAGTAATATTCAAACCTGTGCCGTCACCAAGTTTAACATCCTCAGTGCCATCATAATCACTGGGAAATTGAAGATTATTCAGATCATGTGTCATATTATGACTAGCTCCTGAATCAAGCGGCCAAGATTGATGCGATTGAGCATAGTCACTGGATGGGCCAGAGGCATAGTGAGCTGAAGCAGAGCCAGGAGAATTGTTGTGATGAGCAAACACTTTAAAGTTTCTGCATATATTTGCAGTGTGTCCATATTTATCACATAACTGACAAGTAGCTCTGGGTGGTCCACGACCACGACCACGACCACGGCCACGATAACCCTGATAAGTAGACTGGTGACCAAAGTTCTGATTTCTGGGTTTGTTTCCATGATAGAACTGGGAAAATCCCCTGCCTGACTGAGAAGAGACAAACTGTTTCTGATGAAAATTGGCTGTAGCCATTGATAGCTCTGGTGCAGGAGTAAGGCGAGACACAAATCCTTCCTGGGCAATAATAACATCTTTCAATTCTTCATAAGTGAACGGTTTTTCCCAGGTACGAATAGACCCGACCATGCCAGTATAGTCTTGGCCAAGACCATCCAAGATATAGAGGGTAAGATCATCATCTGAAATTGGATGATCAATTAGAGCAAGTTCATCTGCCAGGGTCTTAACATCCTAGAGATAATCATTCATGGTTTTAGTGCCCTTTTGGCAACGCGAAAGCTGTGATTTGAGTTGAATGATGCGTGATCTGGAACTATTAGCGAACAACGTATGGACGCGATTCCAAGCCTTAGCACTATATTTGACCTCTCCAACTAGTGGAAGAACTGCACCATCTATGGATGTAACAATTGCATGAGTAATGAAATAATCTTGACTTTTCCATGTATGGTAAGCAATGTGGGTAGATTGATCAGTGGAAGAACTGGATTCATCGGGAAGTGCTGGACAGGGACGAGTTCCGTCAACATAGCCCATGAGATTGTAAGCTCTGAGTAATGAAGTAAGCTGAAGTCTACATGAAGAAAAAGTAGTTCGAGTAAGTTTCAAGGGAATTGCAGAAATGGCATGTACGGTTATACTAGGAGAGGAAGTTGAAGATGGACGAGTAATCATGGTGGAAAGTGGGGCAGCGGAAGAAGCAACAGCCATGAAGATCGACTCGTCGGAGTCTACAaaagcttcgataccataaaGACTCTTGTTAGAGATGTTTTCATTAACGGCGGGACTATTGACACCCCCATTTTTGCTATATAAACCCCCTCTTGATATTGACAAGTGACAAATGATTTGACGACGCTACTTTTTtcaccctttttttctttttatcccaCTGTCAGAGAACAGCTTTAATTctttttatatacaaacacGCAAAATGAGGAAGTCTGGTGGGATTTTATTTAAAACCCAATCACGAATAGACACGTATACATTTTCTTTTACTCTTACGGCCGTAAAAACGGCGTTCTTATTTTCAccacaatttttcttttttacttctttCACTACCTCTTGTCACATCATGATTGTGAGAAAAGGACAAATCAGTCAACTACATGTGATCTTGGGTTGGCCTGTAATCTAGCCTTCTTTGCCGCCTTAATCACGAAGTTGCCA contains:
- the LOC119981804 gene encoding receptor-like protein 7, yielding MTRLLCHNEESLALLQFKRSFVVDKSASSHTSSYPKTISWNQQGENPDCCSWDGVMCDQHTGRVTSLDLGSSCLYGSINSSSTLFHLGHLQRLNLADNHFNSSQIPSGFRSFSRLAYLNLSSSRFSGKIPLEIAGLSRLRSLDLTGNLDAAKARMLELRSPDLTWLVENLSHIEKLHLDNVDLYAPIPEKVANLSSLSSLRLYKCGLLGRFPMGIFELPNLQFLNVGMNEELIGHLPEFHWGSPLKFLQLQFTKFSGRLPPSIGNLHSLNGLDIGNCNFSGPIPSSLGNLSKITLLKLRENNFFGQIPSSLANLTHLTSLSISGNDNFNCRYLSWLEKQIEFIQLDLFYCNISGEIPHFLKNFTRLNHLQLNSNHLRGQIPHWLTNLTRLAILDLGNNEFHGPFPPQISELVNLEAIHLYTNHLSGNVNLNPFFNLQHMKEFGISDNDFTLLHVTNANATLRKWHVLGLGSCNLREFPDFLRYQDKLEYLRLSRNKIHGQIPSWLWNITETLEVVFLGFNFLTGFEQPALVSRLHNLKALALAYNKIQGPVPRPPPSIVDYFFFNNNFSGENSSTFCDLPHLYALDLSFNNLSGMLPQCLFDKANNLNILNLEQNSFRGTIPETLANGSNLRMIGIGHNALQGTLPRSLANHTMLEFLNLGDNQISDTFPFWLGALHNLQVLILRSNKFFGAVGSPATGFEFSMLQIIDISYNGFTGILPSEYFQKWNGMRNSDVNHFSYMAKTTTFFGFSFVAPHIYTYKLTLVNKGVSTDYQKIPEVLTSIDLSSNKFEGEIPESITTLKNLHSLNLSNNRLSGHIPLGIENLRVLESLDFSSNMLSGEIPLELAQLTSLSFFNVSHNQLIGPIPQGKQFATFENSSYKDNLGLCGKPLSKLCGNAGESPPSPSTGEDDQGSGGSSAYVLWMIIAIGYASGLVVGVVTGLRFTASKHEWFVESFGRRQQNKRRLRRRGHRV